TTAATATCCCATCCTATCCGCAAAATTTAACAAATCAAGCTGAATCTTTAAATGCATCCGTTGCAACCGCAATTATTTGCGCAGAATTTCGCAGGTCCTTTAATCCCTGAAACTGCATTCTGAATTCTTTATTCTGTCTTCTGTATTCTTCTTCACCAAATCACAATTTATAATTATATTTAAATTACATCTGGCAGTCGGCAATTAAATGAATGATCGTATCTTTGTAAAAAATCTAAATTATGTTGCTCAAATTAATCCTTATAACCGTTATACTGATGGCTCTGGCCTTCGCTTTTATTGGCATTAAAATGTTTTTAAAAAAAGACGGGAAATTCACCAAACAATGCAGTACTGTTGATCCCCGAACCGGCCAACGCATGGGCTGTACTTGTGGCTCAGAAGAGAGCACTTGCCATAAC
The nucleotide sequence above comes from Bacteroidota bacterium. Encoded proteins:
- a CDS encoding membrane or secreted protein, producing MLLKLILITVILMALAFAFIGIKMFLKKDGKFTKQCSTVDPRTGQRMGCTCGSEESTCHND